The genome window ACAGGGATGCCGTTCCCTCCCGTAGAAGGAAGAAAGGGGGCTCCGAGATTCTGGAAATGAGAGAGAGGGCTGCACCGTGTGGGttaagccaagccatggttttGGCCTGGAGCCCGGGGTTCAGGGCCATGGCTTTGCCCTCGCAAGGGTGCTTCTGAGCACGTGGGAAGTATATTTCGCTCCCCAGCCTGCCCCCATACACATCTGGAGACCGGGCAGGGGAGGGGCTCTTCCAAGCTCCAGGCCTGGTTTCCCCGCAGCCTCCGCTGTGTGGGCTGAAGGAGGTGTTGGTTTTTCCTCCCCTGTGATTGAGGCGTCCCGGTTAAATCAGAGAGGGTGAGCTCAAATGGGTGAGAACatgctctccttctccctcccctcccctctgttgACGCTGCTTTGAACTTGGGAATATGACATGAGCAGGAGAATCACCTCCCAGTAATTCCTTGCCGGGGGGGGCAggcagcccccatctgcctgcctgtctgctgtGGTGCTTCAATCCCTGCCTGCCTCATTCTTCTTGCTTTCTATCTGAGCACGTAGAACGTTCTCTGTTGGCCGAGAGGCAGGGTGTGGTGAGGGGGCTCCTGTCCACCCCCACCTCCCATCCATGAGAAGGGCGCTCTGGAATTCCTCCTCACGCTGCTAGAGGCAGCTGGGTCTCCCGTGACGTTTTTGAGAGGTAGAGCTGTCCTTGGCTTGGAGCTGGGAGCTGCGGTTGGCCCGCTGAATCCAGGCTCTCTGCAGCCTTGGCTTTCAGATGGCGGGGCCCACCTgtcccccttcctgtggatccCTGGCCCTGTCACCAGCGATGCTGAGCCCTGCTATTCCCCCCCTGCAGGCCCAGCGGGGTGAGCGATGAACAAGCTCCGGCAGAGCCTGAGGCGGAAGAAGCCAGCGTACATCCCAGAGGCCAGCCGCCCCCACCAGTGGCAAGCAGATGAAGAGGCTGTGCAGAAGGGGCGGTGCAGTTTCCCTGTGCGGGTGAGTGGGGTGGGGCCTTCTTGGCGTTGGCCCTGGTGCCTTGCCTCACCTTGTCCTGTCCAGGTCCCTGCTCAGCCCAGGATTTGCTGAGAGCAGCCAGAGGTGCGCCTCGCCTCCCTTTTCCCTGCTGCTGTCTTTCTGTCTGCTAAATGGAAACACTGAGGGCTCGCTCACCCGGCAGGGGAAGCTCATGCAAGCCTGAGTGGTGGACAGGGACCTGAGGCCAGCAGCTAGGGCTGAGCTCTggactgtgtgagtgtgtgtgtgtttatggggAGTGGTGTATAAGagagtgtgcctctgagcatatgcaaaaTGCCCTCTCATCGCCTGGAAGCAACTCTAGCATCCACTTGCCTAGAAATACCTGCCTTGATTAAGGGCAGGGCTTGGCTttccaagcagctgggagtcccGCCATGTAGCATGGATCTCATacatgtgagtgtgtgtttgaTGCTTGCTTTCATCTTCTCAGCCtttgactggggggggggtaTTTGGAGCAGGAAGCAAGCGCCTTGTCCTaagtttttcctcttccctccccccccccccccgtagtaCTTGGGTCATGCTGAAGTAGAGGAGTCGCGGGGCATGCATGTTTGTGAAGAAGCTGTGAagaagctgaaagctgtgagtttgcggcggggggggggagtcctgcTTGGTTTGGCACTGCCTCTGCCACTCTCTGGAAAATACATGAGATGGGGGGAGGGGCGGTTGGCTGCCCCTGTGGCATGCCTCTCATGCTCCGATGGGTCCTCCGCACCCTGGGACATGATGCACTGGGGTGGGGGACAGGGGCGGTTTCTGACTGGAGCCTGGCCGGCTGCTGCCCAGTGGGGTGGGGCTGGGCTGCAGGGCCACTTCCCCTCCCCTTGAAAGGGGGGCTCACCTCAGTCCCTGCAATTGACTGGTGGGCTTGCCAGGTGACTCATCCTAGTACGCCAGATGGTCCAACGAAAAAAGGAatggaagagagagggaggagggaaactaGCTGTGCATGTCTTTGGTTTTTGCGGACTGAAGGCAGTTGCAAGACTCCTAGCAAGAAGGCAGATTCACACTCCCTCTCATTTTTGTCGCGTTTACCTGGTAGAGGCTGGGAGGAGGGACTCAGACCACACAGAGGGAgacttttaatgcttttaatgaaCTCAAGGGTGCCACCAACAGCACGGAAAGGATTTTTGCAGGATTAAATAAATCTTAGTAGGTTGAACATTCAAGTTTTAACTAGTTACGTTGGTTAAATCTTTGTAAATTTACACAGGGGAAAGACCATAGTTTTGGAGAAAAAAGAAGGCCCGCTTTGTTTTGAGAGGAAGCGTGTCCGTGTCACGGGGGGGGGGTGTCCTCCAGCCTGAGAAGGGTGGTGCAGGCACACTGCTCCCACctgctgtttttaaaagcaatgaAAAGCACTGAATGGTTTTTTCCCCCATGTACATTGAGAAATGCCTTTTTAGTTTATTTAAGGCATAAATAGGTTAACCAATTTAAAGGCTGTTGCCCTACATTTTTTCAACTTTCCGTTATAATGCCGCCCCCGCCTCTGTTTCATCCCCTCCCCAGCAATTTATACACCAAGAGCCCTTCCGCATGTTATGAGGCAGCAGCCAGTTTGCAACTGAATGGATGCTCAACCAGGGGGCACAAGTCACTTGTCGCTCTGTGATAAGCACAGCAATATGAcacgtgtgtgagtgtgtttccAAATGTGTCTGCGTCACTCACACAGGGTGTGTTCAGACGTACACCTAAAAACACAGGCAGCctgtacagcagcctttccctaacttggtgccctccagaggctgctagactactgctcccatcagcaCTGACCATTTGCTACACTGGCTGATGCACCAGGTTGGAGAGAGGCTGCCATGCAGCTCAGTGAATCTGGTTGCAAGCGGCTGGGAAAAAGTGGTACCAGCCCCAAACGCAAGGAGGGAAGGAACAAACCAGAGCATTTATTTATGCAACAAAATGGATACACCGTTTGATTGtagaaacctctaagcagtttacaaaaaacatagcagttatcaataaaaacagttaaaagcaaataattgaaaacattttaaaaacaatttgaaaagcattagaataaaagaaattaaagcaACATCTGTGAGTACTACAAGCATTCGCTCTCtcactctcttccccccacccctgtagataggttttggggtgttttgtcaAAGCCTTGCCTGCCCTAATCCAGCCATCTCTGTTGTTGGCCCCCACAGAGCGGTCGCAAATCTGTGAAGTCCGTGCTCTGGGTCTCAGCAGACGGGCTGCGTGTTGTGGACGACAAGACCAAGGTATGGCCACCAGGAGGGCTGTGGCTCTGTGGCAGGAatctcccttgcatgcagaaggctcagcTTCACAGGGcctctcttggcctgagagtggaCAGGTAGACTTGCCTAGCAGACCAGCCTccccccacctggtgccctccaggtgctttgaactacaactcccatccgccccagccatTGCAGCTGTGGTAGGCTGCGTGGGCAGTTTCCTAAGAATGGGAGGAAGACTGGGAAGGGAGATAGAGAGAGCCAAGAGGGACCATTTTCAATACTCTgatttccttccttctctctttcacgGCCTCCAAGTCAAAGTGAGGCATGTCATGGCTTCCCTGTCTTCAGCTGTTGGGGCTTCTTGTGCTCAAACATCAAAGTAATAATCGGGAACAATAAGTGGTAAGGAAGAACAGCCCCTAGGTGTGTGCAGAGTACCTTTCCCTCCCCATGGAGCATGTTTGAGGGCGTGGCTTCCAGGCAGAATAGAAATGATCTTTTCTGAAACAGAGAAGTCACTgttgccttttcttcctcctcctctgcttctccCCGCCGGCCCCCCAGGATCTGATAGTGGACCAGACAATTGAGAAGGTTTCATTCTGTGCCCCAGATCGCAACTTCGACAAGGCCTTTTCCTACATCTGCCGGGACGGCACCACACGGCGTTGGATCTGCCACTGCTTCCTGGCACTTAAGGATTCGGTGGGTAGCATCGAACAGGCTCCCCTGAGCATGCACATCTCTTGAGGTGGATGCATGCCCACACATGCGCTTTGCAAACCTGTTTGTCTGTGGCtctcatctctctttctctctcatcctCCACCCCCCAAAACTGAGCCACATATGCTGTTGTGGCTGTTGCCCTGTACAGCTTGAATCCTCAAAATCACTTAAGCCACCCGAATTCCCCCTGGTACCCCTAAACCACCTGGATGCACTCAGATGGCAAGCCTAAATCAGCGTGACTGTCTTGGCTTCCCCTTCCCCAGGGGGTCCCCTCTTGTAGTTTTGTAAATTGGTCTGTTTTTAAGCCTCTTGTAACACATTTAAATTGTAGGAAACTTCCCTGAGCAGCATCTAGTAGTGAGAGGAGGCTTTTGTTCCAgaatatttaatgtttttcaCTTTTTCTTTCTGCCGTTACTTCTTAGTGATATTTTAAATTCAGGGGTGTCTTGTGTGTGGCTCCTGTCCTTATTTCTGCTCTTCTTTACCTGCTGCTCATCATTTTTTACTTTTTGATattgttcatttttttttttaaggctagCATGAATTGTTAGTTGCCTTGGATTTCTAAGGAAAGGATATATATTTGAAACAAATTGGTTAACTAGAGCGTGGAGGCCCCCATTGCTCTTCAGCAAATGATGTACAGAGGAAGAATGTTTCTGGATCTGGAGGTTTCATGCAATCATCATGACCAGCGCCCTCCACAAATTTGCCTACCCTTTTCCCAAAGTCTTCTAAGCGAGTGGAAGTTCTGTCGGTTAATGGTGCATTGTGTGTCGGAGGATGCTGTTTCCGTGGCCAGGGCAGAGGCTTCGGGGAGAGCTGGCCATCTTTCTACACAGCCAGCATTTGTAGGTGATCCCCCCCGCAGTGCCACACTGCTGCCTTCCCTGAGCTTCTCTGATTGCCTGCTTGTCTCCTGCCGTTGCAGGGCGAGCGCTTGAGCCACGCCGTGGGATGTGCCTTTGCCGCTTGCTTGGAGCGCAAGCAGAGGCGAGAGAAGGAGTGTGGTGTAACGGCCTCCTTCGATGCCACCCGCACCAGCTTTGCTCGTGAGGGCTCCTTCCGCTTGCCAGGCCCCCCGGCCTCCACCACCCGCCCCTCAGGAGCACGGCCCCCGCAGGACAGAAGGAAAGGTAGGCCTGGCAGTTGGGCACTGCCGGGTAAACAGTTTCCCCGCCACCAAATCTCAGCAGCTGCATTCAGGCTGCCTGGGTAATCTGGCcatacattttttctttttctccttaaggtacaaaaatatttctttattagtTATATTTGTAACCTCCCCTTTGACCCAAAAGTTCCTAGGGCACTATACAACATGGCATAAAATACAATCTGTCAGCAtaacataaaaccagtaaaacacgAATAGATCATTTTCATACAGCAGGGCCCATTTCCTTGGTTTTTGCCTCATTCCCCCCGATTTGTGGCTTGTATTACGTTTGCAACCATGGCAGGCTGGCCAGCTGCATCCCCCTCCCCCGTTAATGGGGGAGAGCTGTAGGTTGGGGCAGAGCACccgccttgcctgcagaaggtcccaggttcagtcttcgGTGGCCTATCcaggcaggtagggctgggagggactcctgctGGGGACTGTggggagccactgctagtcagtgcatgcagtcctgagctagatggctcaAGGGCCTGACTCTgcctaaagcagcttcctgtgtccccacTTAATCAAATCCTGGCTtattctctccccccttttttttaaatgtaagagtgcaaggcccttgggtgctgtttttcagcaggtaatttggctttaaataaatTGTGAGCAGCGAGGAGCTACAGAGGGAGTgacttgcccacggctacactaTATCTCTGTTCAGGggtagaggaaagcaatggtttCCCAATTGCAAGAAGGAGCTGTGTGTTCCCATCTGCCCCAATTCCTCACCAACAGGGAGAGAGGAAACTTCTGCTTGTGTTTTCGGACTAACCACAGGTCCCTGTGACGTCCAAATGCAAGCCACAGATCCCTGTTGTAAGTTACACTTGGTCAAAACGAGCCAGGATTAAAAAGGCTTGGTCCTCCTGGCTTGCTCTCAAGCCGTAGTTTTTAAGCAAACATCTGGACTTCAGAGAGAACTGTGGCTGTCTTCAGACTGGAAGCAGGTACCAATCCCCATCTCTTCCATGCTCTAGAAGGCAGTTGCAGGGGGAGAAGTGTCCACATCCAGGGCTTGCTGCAGCACAAGAGCGGGGAAGCTTTTTGGCTTGGCAGGTCAGAGACTCGTCTCCCCTCCCTACTGGCCAACTTTGACCGGTGGGTGACATCATCCACTGGTCAGTCATCTGCCCTCGTCCATGACATCAACTGACTGAAAGGTGGGTTGTCTTGCAGTGGAGGGAAATAGCTAAACCAAGCAGGCGTCAACTCCCTGCCCGCCAGCTGCAGGCCTGGGCCCCGCTGGGGACCTCCCTCACACATCCAAAccaagcaggatttaatccctgccTGTCAGCTGGCGTTGCTCATCCATCAGGGGATGTCGCCTGACttacaggtgggcatggctttcaAAAACTGGCCCCACAGACCAAATGGGAACCCCCAGCGGGCCAAGACTCGCCCACAGGCTGGAGATGCCCTGCCCTGTTGTAGCAGGTAatctgcttgggggggggggttatttatttatttattacatttataccccgcctctcttttcatgatagaaacccaaggtggctttacctatggttcccaggcggtctcccatccaggccctgaccagtcctgaccctgcttagcttcagccagGAGCTGGCCTCATGCGTCTTCAGGCCACAGCCTAAGAATGCTAAAACATCTGAATAACAAATCAGTGTGGCTTTCTCTTGCATCTGGATCCAGCTGGTTATTTTGCAGTGGGGATGGCACTTGAGCCCCTCAGACCACCATGCAGTGAATACTTCAGGGTGATTGGAGACTGGGTGGGGGGGTGGAGGGGGAAAGTTGTGTTGAGACTCCTGCGGAGAAGGCTGTGCGGGTGTTGTCCCTGGAGACTCCCAAGTGTTCTCTTTTCCTTTGCAGCCGAAGCGGCGACAGTGCCTGCGCCACCTTCCCCAGTGCCTGCCCAGCCGGGCAGCACCTCCCCACCGCAGGGGGCCACATCACCAGAGGAGAGGGCCGAGGGGGGAGGGGCGCATGCCATCCCCCGCCGACATGCCCCCTTGGAGCAGCTGGTGCGGCAGGGCTCCTTCCGCGGCTTCCCCACCCTGAGCCAGAAGAACTCCCCCTTCAAGAGACAGCTTTCCTTGCGTCTGAATGAGCTGCCGTCCACCCTGCAGCGCAGGGGGGATGCAGGTGAGGGTGTGGGGTAGAGGGGGCTCCCTCTGGCATCTCGGGGGGGGGCTGTTGCCTTTGCACCTCCGAAGGCTGGGCAGCCCCTTCTGAACCCCTTCCTCCTTTCCGCCAGTCATCGAGCTCGACTCGACTCCCAATGGGGATTCCGACGGCATCACCGCCCTCTGCAGCCAGATTGACACGTCGCTTGCCCAGCCGGCTGGGGAGCCCGCCAGTGGTGCATCCCTGAACGGTGCCCCTGGACACATGGCTGCCACGATGCCCATGGAAGGGGGCAGCACAGGTATGCGTGGCGGTGGGGGCACCGTTTTGGCCCAGCGGTGGCAGCCTTGGGGCTGGTTCCTGCCCGTcccaatgaaggcacctgctctGTCCGCAGGGAATGTGCCGCCCTTCCCTTCCAGCTTGGCTTAGTTTTTCTCTTTCTTGTTCCTCCCAGGCCCCCCTGTGTGGAGCGACTCATGTGCAGGAGCTCCTGTCATGCCCCCCTTCCAGCCTGGCCACAAGCGGACGCCATCAGAGGCCGAGCGCTGGCTGGAGGACGTGGCCAAGGCGGCCaaggcgcagcagcagcagcagcaggaggtggCCGTGCCCCCCTTCCCTCTGAGCTACGACACGGCCCCTCCCACCCTGAGCATGTTTGTGCCTCCCCACATGCCGCCGCCACCAGCTTTCCTTCCCATGGGAGTGGCCTACCCCCCGGCCCTGCCGTACGCCGCTGTTCCCAGCGTGCCGGTGGTGGGCATCACCCCCTCCCAGAT of Rhineura floridana isolate rRhiFlo1 chromosome 15, rRhiFlo1.hap2, whole genome shotgun sequence contains these proteins:
- the NUMBL gene encoding numb-like protein isoform X2, with amino-acid sequence MLSRRRGGRGAAVPCAGAPQQPERSQICEVRALGLSRRAACCGRQDQDRNFDKAFSYICRDGTTRRWICHCFLALKDSGERLSHAVGCAFAACLERKQRREKECGVTASFDATRTSFAREGSFRLPGPPASTTRPSGARPPQDRRKAEAATVPAPPSPVPAQPGSTSPPQGATSPEERAEGGGAHAIPRRHAPLEQLVRQGSFRGFPTLSQKNSPFKRQLSLRLNELPSTLQRRGDAVIELDSTPNGDSDGITALCSQIDTSLAQPAGEPASGASLNGAPGHMAATMPMEGGSTGPPVWSDSCAGAPVMPPFQPGHKRTPSEAERWLEDVAKAAKAQQQQQQEVAVPPFPLSYDTAPPTLSMFVPPHMPPPPAFLPMGVAYPPALPYAAVPSVPVVGITPSQMVANAFCSAALAPATSLGAKASPFPQSLLGLTRPKSNGAPAPRTDPPDPFETQWAALESKAPSPAPNPFSGDRQKTFEIEL
- the NUMBL gene encoding numb-like protein isoform X1, producing the protein MNKLRQSLRRKKPAYIPEASRPHQWQADEEAVQKGRCSFPVRYLGHAEVEESRGMHVCEEAVKKLKASGRKSVKSVLWVSADGLRVVDDKTKDLIVDQTIEKVSFCAPDRNFDKAFSYICRDGTTRRWICHCFLALKDSGERLSHAVGCAFAACLERKQRREKECGVTASFDATRTSFAREGSFRLPGPPASTTRPSGARPPQDRRKAEAATVPAPPSPVPAQPGSTSPPQGATSPEERAEGGGAHAIPRRHAPLEQLVRQGSFRGFPTLSQKNSPFKRQLSLRLNELPSTLQRRGDAVIELDSTPNGDSDGITALCSQIDTSLAQPAGEPASGASLNGAPGHMAATMPMEGGSTGPPVWSDSCAGAPVMPPFQPGHKRTPSEAERWLEDVAKAAKAQQQQQQEVAVPPFPLSYDTAPPTLSMFVPPHMPPPPAFLPMGVAYPPALPYAAVPSVPVVGITPSQMVANAFCSAALAPATSLGAKASPFPQSLLGLTRPKSNGAPAPRTDPPDPFETQWAALESKAPSPAPNPFSGDRQKTFEIEL